In Amia ocellicauda isolate fAmiCal2 chromosome 7, fAmiCal2.hap1, whole genome shotgun sequence, one genomic interval encodes:
- the apex2 gene encoding DNA-(apurinic or apyrimidinic site) endonuclease 2, producing MKIVSWNINGIRTFKGGFKKALDSLDADIVCLQETKVTRDLLDERTAIVEGYSSYFSFSRGRSGYSGVATFCKDSATPFAAEEGLTGLLTNHGGAVGCYGEQTEFSNEELQALDSEGRAVVTQHRVTCADGGEKTLAVLNVYCPRADPEKPERKLFKLRFYALLQTRAEAVLGAGHHVIVLGDVNTSHRPIDHCDPDDIDNFEEHPGRKWLDNFLFGKNQEEEMEEEEEEEEAVKSRNSRSHSRGGRFVDTFRYFHPTRSHAFTCWSTLTGARQTNYGTRIDYIFADRSLAETEFVDSDIMPEVEGSDHCPVRGHLRCASLPNPRCPPLCTRHMPEFAGRQQKLSRFLVKVDPARAQAQADSQLPGSQESGEMRENLRPANGTGSGRAEKRGPLAEPLSSKNKKAKTSGSKAKPQGSLLSFFKPKPSEANHTVPSQSDAALRLDKEDPSKHLKNHCLAPVGRDPADGLERSSRMPPEEPEDGLDFGLVDPEGKRETSREEPSSDKGVSRGVIPAPEGDGGASGTPAPREAGGFWKSVLRGPPPPPSCKVHGEPCVLRTVKKAGPNLGRQFFVCARPQGHTSNPEARCNFFTWVGKGK from the exons ATGAAGATAGTCAGTTGGAATATAAACGGCATTAGGACTTTCAAAGGCGGGTTTAAAAAAGCACTGGACTCTCTGGACGCAGATATCGTCTGTTTACAAGAAACCAAAGTGACAA GAGACCTGCTGGATGAGCGGACGGCTATCGTTGAGGGTTACAGTTCCTACTTCAGCTTCAGTCGGGGGCGCAGTGGCTACTCGG GGGTGGCGACCTTTTGCAAGGACAGCGCCACGCCGTTCGCTGCCGAGGAGGGACTGACAGGCCTGCTGACCAATCATGGCGGGGCAGTGGGCTGCTATGGCGAACAGACAGAGTTCTCGAATGAAGAGCTGCAGGCGCTGGACAGCGAGGGCCGGGCCGTcgtcacacagcacagagtcac CTGTGCCGACGGAGGGGAGAAGACCCTGGCGGTCCTGAATGTGTATTGCCCCAGGGCCGACCCAGAGAAACCCGAACGCAAGCTCTTCAAACTGCGCTTCTACGCGTTGCTGCAGACCCGGGCCGAGGCAGTGCTGGGGGCGGGGCA CCATGTGATTGTCCTGGGAGACGTGAACACGTCCCACAGACCCATCGACCACTGCGACCCCGACGACATA GACAACTTCGAGGAGCATCCCGGCAGGAAATGGCTGGACAACTTCCTGTTTGGAAAGAACCAGGAAGAggagatggaggaggaggaggaggaggaagaggcagTCAAATCCCGAAACTCCCGCAGCCACTCCAGAGGAGGCCGATTCGTGGACACCTTCCGCTACTTCCACCCGACCCGGTCCCACGCCTTCACCTGCTGGTCCACTCTGACCGGCGCCAGACAGACCAACTACGGCACACGCATCGACTACATATTCGCCGACCGCAGCCTGGCGGAGACGGAGTTCGTGGACTCAGACATCATGCCGGAGGTGGAGGGCTCGGATCACTGCCCCGTGCGCGGGCACCTGCGCTGCGCCAGCCTGCCGAACCCCCGCTGCCCCCCGCTGTGCACCCGACACATGCCCGAATTCGCCGGGCGGCAGCAGAAGTTGTCTCGGTTCCTGGTCAAGGTGGACCCGGCCCGGGCCCAAGCCCAGGCAGACTCCCAGCTCCCTGGGTCTCAGGAATCAGGGGAAATGCGTGAGAACCTGCGGCCCGCCAATGGGACCGGGAGCGGCCGTGCGGAGAAGAGAGGCCCACTGGCTGAGCCGTTGTCCTCCAAGAATAAGAAGGCCAAGACCTCTGGATCCAAAGCCAAGCCACAGGGCAGCCTGCTGTCCTTCTTCAAGCCCAAACCCAGCGAGGCCAACCACACCGTCCCCAGCCAATCGGACGCAGCCCTCCGTCTGGACAAAGAGGACCCTTCAAAGCACCTGAAGAACCACTGCTTGGCACCGGTGGGCCGAGATCCTGCGGACGGGCTTGAGAGAAGCAGTCGGATGCCACCAGAGGAACCGGAAGATGGTCTGGATTTCGGCTTGGTCGACCCGGAAGGGAAACGGGAGACGTCACGAGAGGAACCATCCTCAGACAAGGGAGTATCTCGGGGGGTCATTCCCGCGCCAGAGGGAGACGGCGGGGCCTCTGGAACCCCGGCCCCGAGGGAGGCGGGGGGCTTCTGGAAGTCGGTGCTGCGTGGGCCCCCCCCGCCTCCCAGCTGCAAGGTGCATGGCGAGCCCTGTGTCCTCCGCACGGTCAAGAAAGCCGGGCCCAACCTCGGGAGGCAGTTCTTCGTCTGCGCCCGTCCCCAGGGCCACACGTCCAACCCAGAGGCCCGCTGCAACTTCTTCACCTGGGTGGGCAAAGGGAAATGA